TAATGATAACAATGACAGATAATCTTCCTGATGATATAAATAATCTTAAGGAAAAAATAAGAGTACAGGATCAGCATATTAAAATACTTGAGGAGCGGTTGCGTCTGCTTACAGCTAAACTTTATGGTCGTAAGAGTGAAAAGATGTCGGAACAAACGACAGAGCAGCCGCAGTTATTTGACGAGATAGAGGTTAGTGCTGAGCAAGCATCTAAAGCCGATGAGGTTAAGGTCCCAGCCCACAGCCGCAAACGAGGCGGCAGGCGGCCATTGCCTGAGGAGCTTCCACGAGTAGAGCAAATCCATGACATAAGTGAGGATG
The DNA window shown above is from Nitrospirae bacterium YQR-1 and carries:
- a CDS encoding IS66 family transposase zinc-finger binding domain-containing protein, encoding MITMTDNLPDDINNLKEKIRVQDQHIKILEERLRLLTAKLYGRKSEKMSEQTTEQPQLFDEIEVSAEQASKADEVKVPAHSRKRGGRRPLPEELPRVEQIHDISEDEKVCACGSQLSRIGEEVCEKLDIVPAKIQVIKHIRYKYACKSCEGVESAGGAVKTAELPPQIIPQGIATLTSISSNNCGCSVVCSDIFSLLRP